In Ovis canadensis isolate MfBH-ARS-UI-01 breed Bighorn chromosome 11, ARS-UI_OviCan_v2, whole genome shotgun sequence, the DNA window CTCTGCAAATATCCCTTTCAGAGTCCATTCACTAAGTGCCTTATGATCAGCAAACACCTGCTAACTTAAGTCCTGGTAATCATAAGGTAATAGATGTTATCCTAAAAAACTGAGATTCTGGTTAAATAACCTGGCCAAAGTTATGCAGCAAGTAAACAACACAGTGGGCATCTGAAAAGAGATGAGCTCCAAAGCCCTGTTCTTTCTATCCCACGCTGCCTCCCCAAGTCCCTGCTAACGTGTATAACTGCTTACTGAATGTGGCCTTCTCTTGCCTTTATTTCTCAGGAGAGTGGGTGGGGTAGTGCAGGAATTGCAAAATCAGATCTCTTCAAGGGCCACCAGAGGATGTACGTgtgtgaagaggcagaggaagggcaACTGGGAGTGGTGGGGGCTGTGTGCCACACCCAAAGGCTTCCCaattcagatttttaaacagGGTGGCCACCAATGTCACTTACTTGGCTCCAAATCCAGGACCTGCTGCTATGAGTTATAAGAACCATGGGCTAGTTACATAACAGTCTCAGTGtcaccatctgtgaaatgggttatAAGACGCCTCCCTCACAGTGAGCTTTCTCACTCTCAACAGTCCTGTGCTTTCATACACTGAGCCCGTCCCTAACCACAGAGGAGGCGACCATGCCTTAAGCTCCCAGGCCTGCTGGGTGAGACCAGAAACCAAGATCATCAGCCCAAAGATGCTCACCCTGCCCACAACCCCTCGGCCTCGCACTGTCTCCAAGGTGCCGGACAGACTGAATATCCTCCAGTGTCGCTCCCGGAGCTGAACCACGTCACTGTCGAGGTTCTCCAAGCGGATGCAATAGCGCCACTGTGGGAGCAGGGGAGAGACTTCATGTCTGAGAAGGAACAGAGCCTGGGCTCGCCCCCCGGGGATTCTGAGAGCAAAGGGCAACAAAGGCCAGTACCTGCACTGCACGGGTCTCATCTCCCACCCCAGAGGTAAAGCCCCCACCTCCCAACCTGCCCCCACAGGCACGCCTCCGGAGCTCCCCTCCGCCCGAGATTAGACACTCACCCAGTAGACGTGGGAATTCTGGGCTTCCTagggaaaaacaaacacaaagaatTTCAGTCCCCAAGGGCAGAAATTCCAATCAACATCTCTCCAGTGGAGCAGATGTATTCCAGGACGGATGCAAAGACAGGACAAAGCCACAAGTATCTTGATGACGTGCTAACTATGGCCAACATGCCCAGAGGGaggcaggctccctgggcccttcCCTGGCCTCCTTCCTCCTCATCCTATCAAGATCACAGAGCTGGATGAGAACAGAAAACAGAGGAGAGGGCCCTTCCCTCTCACCACTCTCCCCATCAGACGCTGCCCCTTCACCCACCACTGCTGCCCAGGCTGCtgtcttctcctctgccttcccacATCCCAGCAAGATAACAACACTTGGAAAGCTGTAGGCTGGCCTCCCCCACTATCGTGAGCTCCTGAAAGGCAGGTACAGTCTTTCAGTTTTGTCTCCCTAAGACCCAGGTTACAGCCAAGCAAGAAACAGctcaataaatttataaaatgtggGAAGAGGAACCTATGGTGATTTAAATAAGTATGTGTATGTTCTTCATAATCATGGCTCCCTTTGAGCCAGAAGAGGAGAGAGTCAACCTGGAGGCCTCCTTCCTGGGATCTGAGAGTTTCTTTGCTCTAGGTCTTGGTGTCAGCTCTTGCCAAGAGGGTGCTCGACCCCAACCAATACATGCAGCACTGGAAACCAGAACCTCAGGCACATGGTTTAAATGTGGGGACACCACACAGAACCTGGGGGCCCGGCCCTGAGGGAAGGTATCAAGGCTCGGCACCTACCCTCATGCCCATGTAGAAGGGGATAACGGTGACACGGATATTCTCCGTTGTTTCCCGGTGGACATCAGAGAGCTCCAGCCAGGGGTGATTCTTCTCCTGCCAGGCCCGTAGTGTCTCCCGAGCCACAAAAGGGGGTGCTGGGGCAAGAAATGACTGGTTAGACCAGGCCAGCGGCCAACTGTTCCTCTTATAAAATCCTTCCCAGTGATGGTCAAGGTATATAAGACACGTGAGCAAAAGCAGCACAGGCTGGAAGAAGGCACAGGGCTGCCTACCAAGAATAAGCCCCAAGGAGGAATATGACGTCAGGGGAAGAGAAGTGGCCTGGGAGTTAGGAGCCCTGGCTCTCAGATCTCACTCTGCCACTACCTAGCAACCTTGAGTTGCTCTCATCATCCCTGAGCCATCTACCTGACAGGTCTAAAGGGAGGTTAAATCAAGTTGTAGAAACAGCTCTGAAACTGCTTCTGTGACACTGTCTTTGAAGAAAGGGCCCTCCCATTCCAGCTTCCCTTTATGACAGAGGGTACCTTTTGTCTGGTCATACAGAAGAAATCTTTCAAAGAGCTCATGCTGGATAGGAACCTGATCAGTGGAGGTGTAGGGGAGGATGTCTTCATGGCTGACATAATCCAGgcctggcagagagagagagacagaaaactcATGGAGGAATGGGGAAGAGTGGGGCTGAAAAGAAACTCAATTTCTGGGCCTTGTCCCAGGGTGGGACAACCCTCGCACCAAGGCTCTCAGCATCTACACACCCTCCAAAGCAGATTCAAGGACAGCAGAAAGGCACTGGAATTCTCTTCCTGAGACACACCAGACCCCTCACCGATGGGCACCACTCAGACGGTCATAACTCACCTGGGATGGCATAGAGGGCCCGGCTGTCGTCGTGATTAGCCAAGAAAGTCACAGCTTCTGTCTGAGATCTCTGAGACTAAGGCAAGAAGCAAGTCATAGGTTTGCTCGGTCACTATCCAGTCCTGAGGACTTGGGGCCCAGTGCAGTATGGAACTGTTGGATCCCTCTCCTTCTCTTAGTCCCCATCAGGATCTTAGTCCCATCAGGCCTTCCCTATGGAAAAGAACCCCAGGCACAGCCACCTTGCTTACTTACTATATGTGGACAGTCTCGGGCATCAATCAGCACCTGGTAGTAAGTGTGAGTTTTGCCTTTCACCTCCTTCGAGCCATGGCCGGCAGGGTTCTCTGCTctatggggcaggaggaaaagccgAAGATCAACCTGAGAAACAGAAGCGGGGCCTGCCCCAGCTCCCTACCACCCCCTCACCAAACAGACCAGTGCCTGAACTGAAGGGGCTTAGCAGCAGCTGGGCAGATGTTCAGCATGCCCTGGCCCGACGCTCCCCAGTCAGGAGCAAGCAATGGAGTGTGGTGAAGAGTCATCGTTTATCTTACTTTCTGGATGCCTCTTTAAAAAAGGGTCCAAGCTGAGAAAATCATACTGCTGCTTCAGTCCCTGGAGCCCAGAGCACCCCACTCTTCTCACATCCCAGGGGCTCTCTGTGATCACTTAATGGAGCtgggccttttctttttttaaagtactctAGTGATGGTAAGAGATGAGGAGAAAGATTCTAACTGAACAATCAAGAAATCAAGAAGCCTAGTTCCCCAAATGCCCTCTAGGGTACTTATAATGCAAACTAAGAATGCCTGGGGTGAGCATCCTGGGGAGGTCCGAAGGGACCCTTTGACTTAAGACTCAGAACTCAGCACTTTTGTCTCCATGGGCATCAGTGTCAAGGGAGTGTTTTGGGACTGTTCCTAAGGTCCAGAAGGATGCTGTCTTGACCGCTGGGACTCCAATTACGTATGTCTAC includes these proteins:
- the POLDIP2 gene encoding polymerase delta-interacting protein 2, which translates into the protein MAGCVARRALTVGSRWWSRSLTGTRGPRPFCAAGGAGAFPPVATTTTLRHLSSRNRPEGKVLETVGVFEVPKQNGKYETGQLFLHSVFGYRGVVLFPWQARLYDRDVASAAPEKAENPAGHGSKEVKGKTHTYYQVLIDARDCPHISQRSQTEAVTFLANHDDSRALYAIPGLDYVSHEDILPYTSTDQVPIQHELFERFLLYDQTKAPPFVARETLRAWQEKNHPWLELSDVHRETTENIRVTVIPFYMGMREAQNSHVYWWRYCIRLENLDSDVVQLRERHWRIFSLSGTLETVRGRGVVGREPVLSKEQPAFQYSSHVSLQASSGHMWGTFRFERPDGSHFDVRIPPFSLESNKDEKTPPSGLHW